In Clavibacter californiensis, the sequence ACGTGGTCGCGACGTTGGTGCTGGTGGTCCCGATCACGCTCGCGCTGGCGGTGTGGGAGTCCGGCCCGCGGCAGGCGACGCCGGGCAAGCGCGCCCGTCGCCTGGTCGTGCGCGACGTCCACTCGGGTGAGGCGCTCCCCTTCCGTCGCGCGCTCCTTCGCAGCGCCCTCAAGATCGCGCTCCCCTGGGTGATCGCGCACACGGCGGTCTACGCGCTCGTCGACGCGAGCGGCACGACGGGCGTGACGCCGACCGGGGCGCAGGCGGCGACGCTCGCCGCGTACGTCTTGCCCGTCGCGTACCTGTGCACCCTGTTCCTCGGATCCGGCCGCACGCCCTACGATCGCGCCGCGGGCGCCCTCGTCGTGCGGGTGGCGCCCGGTCCGCCTCGCGTCTGACCGACCCGCGTCCCTAGGGTGGGAGCATGGCCGACGACACCCCCGACGCCCGCTCCACCGGCACCGTCTGGCTGGTGATCGGGCTCTTCTCGGGCGCGCTGCTCGTCACCGGCGCAGGAGTGTCGTCGTGGATCTCCGCGGCCGCCTTCGCCCTCTCCGTGTCCATGTACGTACGCGCCCGCGGCCGGGGCCGGGCGCTCGCGCCCCCGCCGACCGGCACGCTCTGGTTCGTTGTCACGCTGATCGTCGGCGCGCTCCTCGTGACCGGCAGCTTCCAGCCTCCCTGGGTCGGCGCCGCGGCACTCGCGGCCGCCGTGCTCCTCTACATCCGCGCGATGGTCCGCCTATCGGCCCGACCTGCGACGGACCCGGATCCCGCCGACTGACCGGCCGTGCGCATGGTCCGCGGCGCCCGATGTCCCCGGGTACCGCGCTCGCATCGCCGCGCGGCACCCGCGGCCCGTCAGCCCGGCACCGCCGCCCGACTCGGCTCCTCGCGTCCCCTCCGTAGCGTCGGCCGCATGATCCCGACCACCGGAACCACCCGCCACCCGCACGCCGCCCGCGACCCCCGGCGCACGCGGGTCACGTTCCGCCGCGCGACCCGCTCCGAGCTGCTCAAGCTCGCGACGCTCCGCTCCACCCGCTGGACCGCCGCGCTGGTCGTGCTCGCGGGCGTCGGCATCAGCGTGATGGCGTCGCTCGTGGCGAACCCGCTGCCCGCCGGCTCCTCGCCGTCGACCGCGGACGCGGGCACGGCCGCCGTCCTCACGACGCCGCTGCTGCTCAGCCAGATCGTCGTCGGCGTGCTCGGAGTGCTCGCCATGGGGTCCGAGTACTCGTCCGGCACGATCCGCTCCACCCTCGCCGCGGTGCCGGACCGCCTCCAGGCGCTGGCCGCGAAGGCGCTCGCGGTCGCGCTGGTCGCGTTCGCACTCGGGGTGATCCCCGGCCTCGCCGCCTACCTGCTGACCCTCGGCACGCGCGCCGACCTCGGCTACGACGGCGGCCTCGCGTCGTGGGGCGTGCTCGGGCCGCTGCTCGGATCCGGCGCCTACCTCGCCATGATCGCCCTCCTCGGCCTGGCGCTCGCGACCCTGATGCGCAGCGGCCTCGCGGCCATCACCGCGTTCATCGGGATCCAGCTCGTGCTGCCCACCGTCGTCGGCCTGCTGCCCGATCTCGGCGGCGTCCCGGCGTACGACCTGCTCCTCACGACAGCCGGCCGGATCCTCACGGGCACCACGGGGAGCATCGCCCCGCCGCCCGCGACCGGCCTCGAGGTCGCCGTCGTCGCGGCCTGGCTCCTGCTCCCGGCGACCGCCGCGGCGCTCTTCTTCCGCCGCCGCGACGCCTAGCGCCGCGCGTCCGCCCATGTCGGTGCCCGCCGGTAGAGTCCCCCGCATGGCCCGCATCCACTCCACGTACCGCTGCTCGGAGTGCGGGTGGACGACCCCGAAGTGGGTCGGCCG encodes:
- a CDS encoding RDD family protein, with protein sequence MTRQPGARLLAGLIDWLFMTVWIGLVSAVTVPLFLVGATIALPPVAGNVVATLVLVVPITLALAVWESGPRQATPGKRARRLVVRDVHSGEALPFRRALLRSALKIALPWVIAHTAVYALVDASGTTGVTPTGAQAATLAAYVLPVAYLCTLFLGSGRTPYDRAAGALVVRVAPGPPRV
- a CDS encoding ABC transporter permease subunit — protein: MIPTTGTTRHPHAARDPRRTRVTFRRATRSELLKLATLRSTRWTAALVVLAGVGISVMASLVANPLPAGSSPSTADAGTAAVLTTPLLLSQIVVGVLGVLAMGSEYSSGTIRSTLAAVPDRLQALAAKALAVALVAFALGVIPGLAAYLLTLGTRADLGYDGGLASWGVLGPLLGSGAYLAMIALLGLALATLMRSGLAAITAFIGIQLVLPTVVGLLPDLGGVPAYDLLLTTAGRILTGTTGSIAPPPATGLEVAVVAAWLLLPATAAALFFRRRDA